The following proteins are encoded in a genomic region of Chloroherpetonaceae bacterium:
- a CDS encoding DUF1998 domain-containing protein: TVLDMPNVQMRRRARITADEEERRRRGYKLETYFQFASEESAYRIKEADVISNGTPQLRLTYAPEATVLLLNHGWRGANVEGFLLDLDSGEILSSAEELGNQRSQPQRVRLVVQSTQNLLLVRLQGTNGNAALETTLRYALKRGIEETFQLEENELASELLGRGEHRAMLFYEATEGGTGVLEQLIEEPSAFSEVARRALEICHFDSAGNNLKSDCYAACYECLLSFGNQQEALQLNRHSIRQMLLDLAASRTELRVQGRSRQEHLAWLWSLTDSRSELERRFLQTLAEKNYRLPDEAQKRITSPSCIPDFFYKPNVCVFCDGAVHDEPTQSARDKELQDNLIQHGYRVIVIRYDQDLLEQIQRYPDVFGG, encoded by the coding sequence ACCGTGCTGGATATGCCAAATGTGCAGATGCGACGACGGGCGCGCATCACGGCAGATGAGGAAGAGCGTCGCCGTCGAGGCTATAAGCTGGAAACCTATTTCCAGTTCGCCTCCGAAGAGTCAGCATACCGCATTAAGGAAGCAGATGTCATCAGCAACGGAACGCCACAATTGCGACTGACCTATGCGCCCGAAGCCACCGTGCTCCTGCTTAATCACGGCTGGCGGGGGGCAAATGTGGAGGGATTCCTGTTGGACCTTGATAGTGGGGAAATCCTCAGCTCTGCAGAAGAGCTGGGTAACCAACGCTCTCAACCCCAAAGGGTGCGGTTAGTGGTGCAGAGTACTCAGAACCTCTTGCTGGTTCGGCTGCAAGGAACGAATGGCAACGCAGCGCTGGAGACGACATTGCGCTATGCGCTCAAGCGCGGCATAGAAGAAACCTTCCAGCTCGAGGAAAACGAGTTAGCCTCTGAGCTGCTAGGTCGGGGCGAGCATCGCGCGATGTTGTTCTATGAAGCAACCGAAGGAGGCACTGGAGTATTAGAGCAGCTCATTGAAGAGCCAAGCGCATTCTCCGAAGTGGCGCGCCGTGCCTTAGAGATTTGTCACTTCGACTCAGCTGGCAATAACCTTAAATCTGACTGCTATGCGGCATGCTACGAGTGCTTACTTAGTTTCGGAAACCAGCAAGAAGCGCTACAACTTAACCGACATAGTATTCGGCAAATGCTTCTTGATTTAGCTGCAAGCCGAACCGAACTGCGTGTGCAGGGTCGTTCCCGCCAAGAGCATCTTGCGTGGTTATGGTCGCTAACTGACTCTCGTTCTGAGCTTGAGCGTCGGTTTCTGCAGACGCTGGCTGAAAAGAACTACCGATTGCCCGACGAAGCGCAAAAACGCATCACATCGCCATCGTGCATACCGGACTTTTTCTACAAGCCAAATGTCTGCGTGTTCTGCGATGGCGCCGTGCATGACGAACCAACGCAATCGGCTCGAGACAAAGAACTGCAGGACAATCTCATTCAGCATGGTTATCGAGTGATTGTAATCCGCTATGACCAAGACCTGCTGGAACAAATACAACGCTATCCCGATGTCTTTGGAGGCTAA
- a CDS encoding SAM-dependent methyltransferase, whose translation MGSLTRRYSSQKLLGQVYTPRFIVEKILSDIGFNKTDVLGKTILDPACGDGSFLTVVAQQIIELSPKENLKENLEKIYGWDISKEAVRQCIENLNKLTEPFSIQVSWNIQVCNALRKVTEPNTPKFDFIVGNPPYIRIQHLTETERTFIKTHYKFCRSGSTDAYIAFFELCNTLLAPHGICGLITPNTYFYSETARFMRNYFSQKQTLIKVTNYGNIQLFEHATTYSAITIFNKQPKDAFIFEQAITATEFESRKVHFDEIKNRKIWQLSSKPLKEPVGVKLKDICRIHVGITTLCDKAYIFPIADIQDEPNYVFAKTHFKGLVKLERAILKPIIKASKLKSSQDEVKEYILFPYQKVNGKHRIIPEEKLKSDFPLAYRYLLSIKEELDKRDNGKPNPVAWYAFGRSQGLDTSFGKKILFSPMNHKPNFILVENEDAAFYSGYCIKYDGDYEFLLEQLNSERFAHFVATSSRDFRGGWKAYNKKILEQFTVLLPEERQGGAKNIVNLVGTKVRGKHEETLTIGF comes from the coding sequence ATCGGCTTTAATAAGACAGATGTTTTAGGGAAAACCATTTTAGACCCTGCTTGTGGCGATGGCAGTTTTTTAACTGTTGTAGCCCAGCAAATCATTGAACTCTCACCCAAGGAAAACTTAAAAGAAAACTTAGAAAAAATTTATGGGTGGGATATTAGCAAGGAAGCCGTAAGGCAGTGCATAGAAAACTTAAACAAACTTACTGAACCTTTCTCTATTCAGGTGAGCTGGAACATTCAGGTTTGCAATGCTTTAAGAAAAGTCACTGAACCTAATACGCCAAAGTTTGATTTTATTGTCGGAAACCCTCCCTACATTCGCATCCAACACCTAACCGAAACGGAGAGAACTTTCATTAAAACGCATTATAAGTTTTGCCGAAGCGGCTCCACAGATGCGTATATTGCTTTCTTTGAATTATGCAACACTTTATTAGCTCCACACGGCATTTGCGGTTTAATTACGCCTAATACATACTTTTATAGCGAAACCGCACGGTTTATGCGAAATTACTTTTCTCAAAAACAAACCCTCATCAAGGTTACAAACTACGGTAATATTCAACTCTTTGAACATGCCACCACTTACAGCGCAATTACCATTTTTAATAAACAACCGAAAGATGCCTTTATTTTCGAGCAGGCTATTACAGCCACCGAATTCGAATCAAGAAAAGTTCATTTTGATGAAATTAAAAACAGAAAAATCTGGCAGCTCAGCTCCAAGCCACTAAAAGAACCAGTAGGCGTGAAACTGAAAGACATTTGCCGTATCCATGTCGGCATCACCACACTTTGCGACAAAGCATATATTTTTCCAATCGCAGACATTCAAGATGAACCAAATTATGTCTTCGCCAAGACACACTTCAAAGGCTTGGTAAAGCTTGAAAGAGCCATTCTGAAGCCTATCATCAAAGCATCAAAGCTGAAAAGTAGCCAAGACGAAGTAAAAGAATACATTTTGTTTCCATATCAAAAGGTGAATGGAAAGCACAGGATTATTCCAGAAGAAAAGTTGAAAAGTGATTTTCCTCTGGCTTATCGCTATCTTCTGAGCATAAAGGAAGAGTTAGACAAGCGCGATAATGGGAAACCGAATCCTGTTGCGTGGTATGCGTTTGGCAGAAGTCAGGGCTTAGACACCAGTTTCGGGAAAAAGATTTTGTTTTCGCCGATGAATCACAAACCAAACTTTATCTTGGTTGAAAACGAAGATGCTGCATTTTATTCGGGTTATTGCATCAAGTATGACGGGGATTATGAATTTCTTTTGGAGCAGCTAAATTCAGAGCGATTCGCTCACTTTGTTGCCACATCAAGCAGAGATTTTCGTGGCGGCTGGAAAGCGTATAACAAAAAAATCTTAGAACAATTTACAGTGCTTCTACCAGAAGAGAGGCAGGGAGGTGCAAAGAACATAGTCAACCTTGTAGGCACTAAGGTGAGGGGGAAGCACGAAGAAACACTCACCATAGGCTTTTAG